The genomic segment caggtgtggccctgggagggaaaaaaaaaaaaaatatatatatatatatatatatatatatattaactggAAATcttggttgcaagtgacagaagaCTTtacccttttcagcaggaagaggGCTTTGGGGGCTCATATAAGTTGTTGGGATTCTGTCTCCATTTTCATGTAACTTTCACTGACACATCCCAGGTGCGATGGCCACCAGCTGTTTTGCCATTATAGCCTGCCAGTTTCTCAGGGGTAGGTGGGATAAAAACATTTCTCTACCAGTAGTTTCAGCGAAGATCTTAAGACAAACATTCATTGGGCAGAATGGGTCATGTCGTTATTCCTCAGCCAGGCAGTGTGGTCAGGAGGATGGAATATGCAAATTGGCCCGGCCAGGCGCAGGTGCCACGGACAGGGGTGGGGCGGGACGGGACACCTGGGGACTGGATGTTTGGCAGGGGAAAAAGTAGCAGAGGTGGGGGTAGTGAGGGCTGTGGCCTCACTGTGGGTGCCAGGCTGGGAGACAGGTGCTTTACAGAGGGTGGGAGTGGGCAAGGTTTTTAGGGTTTGTTTATTCTCCTAGTTCACTCTGCTTCTCTTCCCTTTGCCAGACTGATCAGCCACACTCCTTCTTACTGTGATGAGTCGCTCTTTGGCTCTCGACCCAAGGGCACCAGTTGGGAAGCCCCGTGGATGGCGAAGGGGGATGCTGCGAAGCTCCAGGCCCTCTTCTGGACACCCCCGGCTACCCCTAGGGGCAACCACTCGCCCCGCCCCAGGGAGACCCCAGTACGAGCTGTTCACCCAGCTGGTCCCTCCAAGACAGAGCCCAGGGTCGGGCCAGGCTCCCGGAGGTTGTCCATGGATGGGTTTgactctccccaccctccaaggCAAGAACGTTCCCATTCCCTCACCCGCCTTAATGTCCCCAGCACGGGTTGCCCACCCACCAGTCCCCTCCACACAAACGGGGCTCGGGATCCCAGGCCTCTCCCGTCGGGGGTGACCTTCCAGAGCCCCCCGTTGATTCCCAGGGCTCATTCAGTCAGTGTTTCAGTGCCAGTTATCCCCCGACGAGGCGGGGTTACCCAGAAACCAAAGCCCCCTTGGAAATGAGTTTGTCCTTTTTGCAGGTTAGCCCATAGGGTCACAACGAGGAGCACAGTTTGAGAGGATGGTGCTGGGGGGAGAGCCTCTGGGGAGACCGCCAGGCATCGGCCAAGCACGTGTGCGGGCAAACGTAG from the Phacochoerus africanus isolate WHEZ1 chromosome 15, ROS_Pafr_v1, whole genome shotgun sequence genome contains:
- the RITA1 gene encoding RBPJ-interacting and tubulin-associated protein 1 — protein: MGSMKTPVELAISGMQTLHVQQRCRGNHRVNVRPSYVDETLFGSPAGTRPTPPDFDPPWMKKANRTRGVGTGASQASGANRSCETSSSKGSTPTPTPRKKNKYRLISHTPSYCDESLFGSRPKGTSWEAPWMAKGDAAKLQALFWTPPATPRGNHSPRPRETPVRAVHPAGPSKTEPRVGPGSRRLSMDGFDSPHPPRQERSHSLTRLNVPSTGCPPTSPLHTNGARDPRPLPSGVTFQSPPLIPRAHSVSVSVPVIPRRGGVTQKPKPPWK